One genomic window of Arachis stenosperma cultivar V10309 chromosome 10, arast.V10309.gnm1.PFL2, whole genome shotgun sequence includes the following:
- the LOC130956722 gene encoding uncharacterized protein LOC130956722, producing MRAKVPRNFKSPDTDLYDGTTDPKHHLSNFKSRMYLADASDATHCKAFSTTLTKAAMKWFDSLPLRSVTSFDNLSRKFLMRFSIQKDKVKHALSLLGVKQEVGKPLRNYMERFNKACLKIQDLPTEAVIMGLVNGLREGSFSQSISNRHPTSLNDV from the coding sequence atgagggcaaaagttcccaGGAACTTCAAGAGCCCTGATACGGACCTCTATGATGGGACCACagatccaaagcatcatctaaGTAACTTTAAGAGTCGGATGTACCTGGCCGACGCTTCTGATGCCACTCACTGCAAAGCTTTTTCGACCACCTTgacgaaagcagcgatgaagtggttcgacagcctcCCTCTAAGGTCGGTCACGAGCTTCGACAACCTCTCGCGGAAATTCCTGATGCGGttctccatccaaaaagacAAGGTAAAACACGCACTGAGCCTCCTGGGTGTGAAACAGGAGGTCGGAAAGCCTTTGAGAaactacatggaaaggttcaacaaagcgtGTTTGAAaattcaagacctgcccacgGAGGCAGTAATCATGGGCCTCGTAAATGGACTCAGGGAAGGCTCCTTCTCTCAATCCATATCAAATAGGCACCCTACCTCCCTGAACGATGTATAG